Genomic segment of Prinia subflava isolate CZ2003 ecotype Zambia chromosome 4, Cam_Psub_1.2, whole genome shotgun sequence:
TCACAAGCGGCCACGCGCTCCCGCCAGCCCCACGCGCGGCGCCTGCAGCTGCCGCCACTGCACGGCAGTGGCCCGCGAGCTGCAGgaactgatgctgctgctctgggctggcactgggacacgtGTGCCGCTCTACGCGGGGATGTGGCAGGCGCTGTGGGAAggactggaggagctggggaagcgaggccacctgccctgctgcgGCTCCTTCAGATCCTCCACAAGCCTCCGTCCCCGcaagaggctgctcccagcaagactctccatccctgggagcgccTCAACCCCTGCAAGGATGGCACAGCAGCGGAGACCCGCCATCCACGCAGGAGGTGCAGGCTGTCAGAGAccctccatcctgccaggagcctctgCTATCTCTGACAGCCTCCATCCCTCGCAGAGGCTCAGTGAGACCTGTCGgcctgcagaaggtgcagagcccatgcacaggtctcccagctcccttgggcTCACGGACTTCAAGGGCACAACCCCGAGCCTTGACGTGGCCAGGGAAAGCCCTGAAGTCCAGATGGGAGCCCAGCCTGAGGCAGGGGAGCTCCAAGAGACCTGTCGgcctgcagaaggtgcagagcccatgcacaggtctcccagctccctggggctcACGGACTTCAAGGGCACAACCCCGAGCCTTGACGTGGCCAGGGAAAGCCCTGAAGTCCAGATGGGAGCCCAGCTCGAGGCAAGGGagctttcccaggagcagctggcggAGCAGCCAGCGTCCTGGCACCAGCAGGTGTCATCCCGCAGGTCCCAGGACGCTGTgttggctgtgccagctggcaacagccccagcctggtggtggaGCCGATCCTTGAGACACCAAGGAgtctcctccatccccaggaAGCTGCCGCACCACGGCTCTCGACTACCTCGAAGGCCTTCGTAagagcaggtgagaggtcctgaggagctgtcagaggctcccctggggctcctgACGGGCATGCCCAGGCCAGGCCGGGGCCCCTGAGAGTGGCCTAGtccctggctgcttccagcGCCTCTGATGCCACGGCTTCAAAAGgccctctctgctttgcagctgctcctgggacgCCCCCGGGCGAAGCCTCGGGCTGTAGCCCCGGCcggccacaagagctgagcgCGGCCCACGACGCCGGGGATAGAGACGGtgccgccctgccccgctgccctgcgcctcccgcagccgcctctgcgccctgccccggcccggccgtgccgctggccagccccggggctgccgggcgggGGCCGCTGCCCGGCGCACAGCAGGAAGCAGGTCAGAGCAGCGGGGCCCGCGGCGGCTCGGCGCGCTTCACTTGCGGGCGCTCGGGGGGTTCCTGGGCGCAAGGCTGACGGCTCGCTCTTGGCCGCAGGGCgaaagaaggagctgcaggagctctacCAGCTGGGCCCGCAGCTGGGCAGCGGCGGCTTCGGCACCGTTTTCTCGGGCGTCCGCCTCTCGGACGGGAGGCCGGTGAGTGAGCGGGAAGGCCGGGCGTGCGGGGAGGGGCAGCGGCGGGCAGGGGCAGGCCTTGAGCTCAGCCCCCCCGTCTCGATGGCTGGCAGGTGGCCGTCAAACGCGTGGCCCGGGAGAGCGTCCTGCAGTGGGtcgagctggtgagtgagcggggccagcggcaCAGAGCGGGCTGTGCCCCAAGCGTCCCCCGGGCGGGACGAATCCCCATCACCAGGGAGGCTGCCCGAGGGGCCACGGGGGCATGCCAGGCAGGGCCCGGCGCAGCcacagggcagtgtcaggcCCGCTGTAGGCGctgtctcctcctcacagcccgACGGCACCTGCGTTCCGATGGAGATCGCGCTCATGGAGAAGGTGGGCTCCGGCTGCCGCTTCATCATCCAGCTGCTGGACTGGTTTGAGCTGCCTGACAGCTTCGCGCTGGTGATGGAGCGTCCGGAGCGGTCGCGggatctcctgcagctcctgcgggAGCACGGGTTCCTGAGCGAGGACAAGGCGCGCTGGCTCTTCTGCCAGGTGCTGTGCGCCGTGCAGCACTGCACCGCCTGCGGCGTCCTGCACCGGGACATCAAGCCGGAGAACCTCCTCGTGGACCCGGCATGCGGAGATCTGAAGCTGATTGACTTCGGCTGCGGCACCTTCCTCCAGGAGCGAGCCTTCACGCGATTTGCCGGTGAGCCGAgagccccagcccgggccctGCTCCCGGTGCCGGGCACTGCACGGCCCCGTTCCCTCCTCGGCCGTGGCCGTGGGGGGCGGCGTTCAGCCGGCTGCCGCCAGCCCTGTGGCACGGGGCGGAGCCGTGTCCCAGGAGCCGGCTGCCGGCCCTGCCCACACAGGAGGGGGGGCCGCCAAAGCCGGGCCCCGGCCGCTCGGCTCGGCAGCCCCgcgagggctggggctgccccgtcgGCCTTGTCTGCCTTGCAGAAGGGGTTCTTGGCTTGGGCCGGAGGGCGCGGAGTGGCCtcgggggtggggggaggttGTGGCCggcagtgcagcccctgcctctggcaggaggctggcgccaggctctggaaggcagcagcctgcGGCTGGACAGCGCTGCCTGTGTCCCCTAGGAACACAGGCGTACAGCCCGCCCGAGTTGGTCGCCATGGGCTGCTACCGCGGCGATTCGGCCACCGTGTGGTCCCTGGGCGTGCTGCTGTACGCAATGGTGTGCGGGAGCCTCCCCTTCAAGGACAACCGCGCCAtcgtgctggggcagctcttcTTCGGGCCGCAGGTCTCTCCAGGTTGGTACCCGGCCTCAAGCGGGCGGCTTTGGCAGACGGCAGCGCGCAGCCCGGCGCGGCCCTCCCGCAGCTCCGCGGCCCCTGCCCTCAAGGGCCGGCCGCAGGCAGGAGGCGGCCCGTGCCGCCGGGCTCCGTGTGGCACACGCCGCCTGAAGGAGGGGGCCGTGTCCCGCCGGGCCGCCCTCCCGCACCGGGCACCGGCGGCGCTCTGGGCCCGGCGCGGCTCTGAGCACACGCAGCacggcccgggccccgcgggcgTCGGGGGGCGCCGGGCACGAGCCTTCTGCAAGTGACCGCCgctttctgcctcctctccgCAGAGTGCCAGCACCTCATCTGCTGGTGTCTGTCCAAGCACCCCGCGGACaggccacagctggaggagatctTGCGCCACCCTTGGCTGCGGGGCTGGCGGTTTTGAGGCCTtgccagagcctctgcagcacccaggtaCCCGGGCCCAGGCAGGACtcaataaaagacaaaaacaccaaaccaaccacaaaccaaaaaataaaacaaccaccaaCCCATTCCCGGCTGTCAGGTCTGGTGCTATTTGGGACCATTTCCACTCCGAGCCGAGCCCCAATGTCCCCTCATAATGACCGCCAGCTTGAGGGAGGAGCCGCCATTTAAGGGAAGCCGTGAGGGGCAAGCAGTCACCCCGCAAAGAAATGGGGGTAATCTGGGAAAACACCCACACATATCAAACACCCACCAGCTCCCCGAGTGAGGAGGGACCCTGGCAACTCCCAGAGTGACGCCAGCTCCTCTGGTCACTTTTGAAACGTCACCCCCGAAGGGCACGGGAGCAGGTGATTCCCCAATGTCAGCAGGCAAGCAGGTGAGGCAGAAGGCTGGCTTGCCTGAACAGgcatcttctctgggaaatagcatggaaaaggaagctgtgTGCCCAGTGGAAAGCAGGTCACAGATGCTTCTTGCCACTGAAGGGAGAGATTTGGTGTGGCGAAAGCTCAGCTGGAGATGAAGGTGGCCAGAAATGTGAGGCAcaataaaaagcagtgttttcaaatacattaaagggaaaaaaaatcattgtaaaagTAACATTGTCCCCTACCAGGATGTGGATGGTCACCTCACAGACAGGGGCAGAGACACGGTACAGGTGTTTAAtgcattctttgcctctgtcttcaacactcatccctcccttcccagtggaAAACGGTGCATTGTAgcaagggacacagcagagttttggaagagggcaagccctgctcagcagaaaccAAACCACCCCTGTTTGATTCACAGCATTCCCATCCAAGCCCAACACAGGCCAGCTTCTTGGAAGAAAGGAAGCCtatcccagtcaaaaccagagAGGTGGGAGCACCATGAGCGGTCTTTAACAAATCCTGATTTATTTAGAtcagaggcactgcagaggtCAGGGAGCTGCAAACAAATAACTCTTCCAGCCCTCGACCACCATTTCAGGAGAGCTCCCCAGAGACAGAGTAACTTCCTTTGTGTCTGGAGGATCttcccaggcagagaggagtgggTATTTCCAGTTGGTAACGCTGCAGGGTCTTGGGAGCTGTGGACTTGACACGGCTGGCACCAGCACTCTTCCTGATGTGCCACCACTTGCTCCAGGAAAGGATtcattggaacaggctgaccTCTGCTTCTTACTTCCAGGCTTTTTCTGGCCACGGCCATCTTCAGGGATGAGCCAGTTCTGCCGAGCCCTGAGGCGGGCGGGGCACTGACGGCACAAAGGGGCCGAGCGCTGgtgtgaggcagggctgtgatgttACAGGGGgtcctggccacagcactgtGACATCACCCGCCACCCCTATATAAGCCGGGCCAGCCCCCGCAGCCGCCAGTGCGGTTGCCATGGGACGTGCCGGAGCCATGGGTGACGGTGGTGTCCTGCTCACCgcacttgtcctgctgctggccgccGTGGCTGTCTGCTGGGCCATCGGCCACTGGCAACCACGGCGGCGGCACACACGGACAGCAGCGACGAGGAGCAAGCGCTCCCGCGTCCGGCCCAGAGGCTCTCGGAGGAAGCGAGGAGCCCCCGCGGCTCCCAGGTCCTGCGGGCCTCGGGCCACCTCTCACAAGCGGCCACGCGCTCCCGCCAGCCCCACGCGCGGCGCCTGCAGCTGCCGCCGCTGCACGGCAGTGGCCCGCGAGCTGCAGgaactgatgctgctgctctgggctggcactgggacacgtGTGCCGCTCTACGCGGGGATGTGGCAGGCGCTGTGGGAAggactggaggagctggggaagcgaggccacctgccctgctgcgGCTCCTTCAGATCCTCCACAAGCCTCCGTCCCCGcaagaggctgctcccagcaagactctccatccctgggagcgccTCAACCCCTGCAAGGATGGCACAGCAGCGGAGACCCGCCATCCACGCAGGAGGTGCAGGCTGTCAGAGAccctccatcctgccaggagcctctgCTATCTCTGACAGCCTCCATCCCTCGCAGAGGCTCAGTGAGACCTGTCGgcctgcagaaggtgcagagcccatgcacaggtctcccagctcccttgggcTCACGGACTTCAAGGGCACAACCCCGAGCCTTGACGTGGCCAGGGAAAGCCCTGAAGTCCAGATGGGAGCCCAGCCTGAGGCAGGGGAGCTCCAAGAGACCTGTCGgcctgcagaaggtgcagagcccatgcacaggtctcccagctccctggggctcACGGACTTCAAGGGCACAACCCCGAGCCTTGACGTGGCCAGGGAAAGCCCTGAAGTCCAGATGGGAGCCCAGCTCGAGGCAAGGGagctttcccaggagcagctggcggAGCAGCCAGCGTCCTGGCACCAGCAGGTGTCATCCCGCAGGTCCCAGGACGCTGTgttggctgtgccagctggcaacagccccagcctggtggtggaGCCGATCCTTGAGACACCAAGGAgtctcctccatccccaggaAGCTGCCGCACCACGGCTCTCGACTACCTCGAAGGCCTTCGTAagagcaggtgagaggtcctgaggagctgtcagaggctcccctggggctcctgACGGGCATGCCCAGGCCAGGCCGGGGCCCCTGAGAGTGGCCTAGtccctggctgcttccagcGCCTCTGATGCCACGGCTTCAAAAGgccctctctgctttgcagctgctcctgggacgCCCCCGGGCGAAGCCTCGGGCTGTAGCCCCGGCcggccacaagagctgagcgCGGCCCACGACGCCGGGGATAGAGACGGtgccgccctgccccgctgccctgcgcctcccgcagccgcctctgcgccctgccccggcccggccgtgccgctggccagccccggggctgccgggcgggGGCCGCTGCCCGGCGCACAGCAGGAAGCAGGTCAGAGCAGCGGGGCCCGCGGCGGCTCGGCGCGCTTCACTTGCGGGCGCTCGGGGGGTTCCTGGGCGCAAGGCTGACGGCTCGCTCTTGGCCGCAGGGCgaaagaaggagctgcaggagctctacCAGCTGGGCCCGCAGCTGGGCAGCGGCGGCTTCGGCACCGTTTTCTCGGGCGTCCGCCTCTCGGACGGGAGGCCGGTGAGTGAGCGGGAAGGCCGGGCGTGCGGGGAGGGGCAGCGGCGGGCAGGGGCAGGCCTTGAGCTCAGCCCCCCCGTCTCGATGGCTGGCAGGTGGCCGTCAAACGCGTGGCCCGGGAGAGCGTCCTGCAGTGGGtcgagctggtgagtgagcggggccagcggcaCAGAGCGGGCTGTGCCCCAAGCGTCCCCCGGGCGGGACGAATCCCCATCACCAGGGAGGCTGCCCGAGGGGCCACGGGGGCATGCCAGGCAGGGCCCGGCGCAGCcacagggcagtgtcaggcCCGCTGTAGGCGctgtctcctcctcacagcccgACGGCACCTGCGTTCCGATGGAGATCGCGCTCATGGAGAAGGTGGGCTCCGGCTGCCGCTTCATCATCCAGCTGCTGGACTGGTTTGAGCTGCCTGACAGCTTCGCGCTGGTGATGGAGCGTCCGGAGCGGTCGCGggatctcctgcagctcctgcgggAGCACGGGTTCCTGAGCGAGGACAAGGCGCGCTGGCTCTTCTGCCAGGTGCTGTGCGCCGTGCAGCACTGCACCGCCTGCGGCGTCCTGCACCGGGACATCAAGCCGGAGAACCTCCTCGTGGACCCGGCATGCGGAGATCTGAAGCTGATTGACTTCGGCTGCGGCACCTTCCTCCAGGAGCGAGCCTTCACGCGATTTGCCGGTGAGCCGAgagccccagcccgggccctGCTCCCGGTGCCGGGCACTGCACGGCCCCGTTCCCTCCTCGGCCGTGGCCGTGGGGGGCGGCGTTCAGCCGGCTGCCGCCAGCCCTGTGGCACGGGGCGGAGCCGTGTCCCAGGAGCCGGCTGCCGGCCCTGCCCACACAGGAGGGGGGGCCGCCAAAGCCGGGCCCCGGCCGCTCGGCTCGGCAGCCCCgcgagggctggggctgccccgtcgGCCTTGTCTGCCTTGCAGAAGGGGTTCTTGGCTTGGGCCGGAGGGCGCGGAGTGGCCtcgggggtggggggaggttGTGGCCggcagtgcagcccctgcctctggcaggaggctggcgccaggctctggaaggcagcagcctgcGGCTGGACAGCGCTGCCTGTGTCCCCTAGGAACACAGGCGTACAGCCCGCCCGAGTTGGTCGCCATGGGCTGCTACCGCGGCGATTCGGCCACCGTGTGGTCCCTGGGCGTGCTGCTGTACGCAATGGTGTGCGGGAGCCTCCCCTTCAAGGACAACCGCGCCAtcgtgctggggcagctcttcTTCGGGCCGCAGGTCTCTCCAGGTTGGTACCCGGCCTCAAGCGGGCGGCTTTGGCAGACGGCAGCGCGCAGCCCGGCGCGGCCCTCCCGCAGCTCCGCGGCCCCTGCCCTCAAGGGCCGGCCGCAGGCAGGAGGCGGCCCGTGCCGCCGGGCTCCGTGTGGCACACGCCGCCTGAAGGAGGGGGCCGTGTCCCGCCGGGCCGCCCTCCCGCACCGGGCACCGGCGGCGCTCTGGGCCCGGCGCGGCTCTGAGCACACGCAGCacggcccgggccccgcgggcgTCGGGGGGCGCCGGGCACGAGCCTTCTGCAAGTGACCGCCgctttctgcctcctctccgCAGAGTGCCAGCACCTCATCTGCTGGTGTCTGTCCAAGCACCCCGCGGACaggccacagctggaggagatctTGCGCCACCCTTGGCTGCGGGGCTGGCGGTTTTGAGGCCTtgccagagcctctgcagcacccaggtaCCCGGGCCCAGGCAGGACtcaataaaagacaaaaacaccaaaccaaccacaaaccaaaaaataaaacaaccaccaaCCCATTCCCGGCTGTCAGGTCTGGTGCTATTTGGGACCATTTCCACTCCGAGCCGAGCCCCAATGTCCCCTCATAATGACCGCCAGCTTGAGGGAGGAGCCGCCATTTAAGGGAAGCCGTGAGGGGCAAGCAGTCACCCCGCAAAGAAATGGGGGTAATCTGGGAAAACACCCACACATATCAAACACCCACCAGCTCCCCGAGTGAGGAGGGACCCTGGCAACTCCCAGAGTGACGCCAGCTCCTCTGGTCACTTTTGAAACGTCACCCCCGAAGGGCACGGGAGCAGGTGATTCCCCAATGTCAGCAGGCAAGCAGGTGAGGCAGAAGGCTGGCTTGCCTGAACAGgcatcttctctgggaaatagcatggaaaaggaagctgtgTGCCCAGTGGAAAGCAGGTCACAGATGCTTCTTGCCACTGAAGGGAGAGATTTGGTGTGGCGAAAGCTCAGCTGGAGATGAAGGTGGACAGAAATGTGAGGCAcaataaaaagcagtgttttcaaatacattaaagggaaaaaaaatcattgtaaaagTAACATTGTCCCCTACCAGGATGTGGATGGTCACCTCACAGACAGGGGCAGAGACACGGTACAGGTGTTTAAtgcattctttgcctctgtcttcaacactcatccctcccttcccagtggaAAACGGTGCATTGTAgcaagggacacagcagagttttggaagagggcaagccctgctcagcagaaaccAAACCACCCCTGTTTGATTCACAGCATTCCCATCCAAGCCCAACACAGGCCAGCTTCTTGGAAGAAAGGAAGCCtatcccagtcaaaaccagagAGGTGGGAGCACCATGAGCGGTCTTTAACAAATCCTGATTTATTTAGAtcagaggcactgcagaggtCAGGGAGCTGCAAACAAATAACTCTTCCAGCCCTCGACCACCATTTCAGGAGAGCTCCCCAGAGACAGAGTAACTTCCTTTGTGTCTGGAGGATCttcccaggcagagaggagtgggTATTTCCAGTTGGTAACGCTGCAGGGTCTTGGGAGCTGTGGACTTGACACGGCTGGCACCAGCACTCTTCCTGATGTGCCACCACTTGCTCCAGGAAAGGATtcattggaacaggctgaccTCTGCTTCTTACTTCCAGGCTTTTTCTGGCCACGGCCATCTTCAGGGATGAGCCAGTTCTGCCGAGCCCTGAGGCGGGCGGGGCACTGACGGCACAAAGGGGCCGAGCGCTGgtgtgaggcagggctgtgatgttACAGGGGgtcctggccacagcactgtGACATCACCCGCCACCCCTATATAAGCCGGGCCAGCCCCCGCAGCCGCCAGTGCGGTTGCCATGGGACGTGCCGGAGCCATGGGTGACGGTGGTGTCCTGCTCACCgcacttgtcctgctgctggccgccGTGGCTGTCTGCTGGGCCATCGGCCACTGGCAACCACGGCGGCGGCACACACGGACAGCAGCGACGAGGAGCAAGCGCTCCCGCGTCCGGCCCAGAGGCTCTCGGAGGAAGCGAGGAGCCCCCGCGGCTCCCAGGTCCTGCGGGCCTCGGGCCACCTCTCACAAGCGGCCACGCGCTCCCGCCAGCCCCACGCGCGGCGCCTGCAGCTGCCGCCGCTGCACGGCAGTGGCCCGCGAGCTGCAGgaactgatgctgctgctctgggctggcactgggacacgtGTGCCGCTCTACGCGGGGATGTGGCAGGCGCTGTGGGAAggactggaggagctggggaagcgaggccacctgccctgctgcgGCTCCTTCAGATCCTCCACAAGCCTCCGTCCCCGcaagaggctgctcccagcaagactctccatccctgggagcgccTCAACCCCTGCAAGGATGGCACAGCAGCGGAGACCCGCCATCCACGCAGGAGGTGCAGGCTGTCAGAGAccctccatcctgccaggagcctctgCTATCTCTGACAGCCTCCATCCCTCGCAGAGGCTCAGTGAGACCTGTCGgcctgcagaaggtgcagagcccatgcacaggtctcccagctcccttgggcTCACGGACTTCAAGGGCACAACCCCGAGCCTTGACGTGGCCAGGGAAAGCCCTGAAGTCCAGATGGGAGCCCAGCCTGAGGCAGGGGAGCTCCAAGAGACCTGTCGgcctgcagaaggtgcagagcccatgcacaggtctcccagctccctggggctcACGGACTTCAAGGGCACAACCCCGAGCCTTGACGTGGCCAGGGAAAGCCCTGAAGTCCAGATGGGAGCCCAGCTCGAGGCAAGGGagctttcccaggagcagctggcggAGCAGCCAGCGTCCTGGCACCAGCAGGTGTCATCCCGCAGGTCCCAGGACGCTGTgttggctgtgccagctggcaacagccccagcctggtggtggaGCCGATCCTTGAGACACCAAGGAgtctcctccatccccaggaAGCTGCCGCACCACGGCTCTCGACTACCTCGAAGGCCTTCGTAagagcaggtgagaggtcctgaggagctgtcagaggctcccctggggctcctgACGGGCATGCCCAGGCCAGGCCGGGGCCCCTGAGAGTGGCCTAGtccctggctgcttccagcGCCTCTGATGCCACGGCTTCAAAAGgccctctctgctttgcagctgctcctgggacgCCCCCGGGCGAAGCCTCGGGCTGTAGCCCCGGCcggccacaagagctgagcgCGGCCCACGACGCCGGGGATAGAGACGGtgccgccctgccccgctgccctgcgcctcccgcagccgcctctgcgccctgccccggcccggccgtgccgctggccagccccggggctgccgggcgggGGCCGCTGCCCGGCGCACAGCAGGAAGCAGGTCAGAGCAGCGGGGCCCGCGGCGGCTCGGCCCGCTTCACTTGCGGGCGCTCGGGGGGTTCCTGGGCGCAAGGCTGACGGCTCG
This window contains:
- the LOC134549275 gene encoding uncharacterized protein LOC134549275, producing MGDGGVLLTALVLLLAAVAVCWAIGHWQPRRRHTRTAATRSKRSRVRPRGSRRKRGAPAAPRSCGPRATSHKRPRAPASPTRGACSCRHCTAVARELQELMLLLWAGTGTRVPLYAGMWQALWEGLEELGKRGHLPCCGSFRSSTSLRPRKRLLPARLSIPGSASTPARMAQQRRPAIHAGGAGCQRPSILPGASAISDSLHPSQRLSETCRPAEGAEPMHRSPSSLGLTDFKGTTPSLDVARESPEVQMGAQPEAGELQETCRPAEAGNSPSLVVEPILETPRSLLHPQEAAAPRLSTTSKAFVRAAAPGTPPGEASGCSPGRPQELSAAHDAGDRDGRKKELQELYQLGPQLGSGGFGTVFSGVRLSDGRPVAVKRVARESVLQWVELVTSPGRDESPSPGRLPEGPRGHARQGPAQPQGSVRPAVGAVSSSQPDGTCVPMEIALMEKVGSGCRFIIQLLDWFELPDSFALVMERPERSRDLLQLLREHGFLSEDKARWLFCQVLCAVQHCTACGVLHRDIKPENLLVDPACGDLKLIDFGCGTFLQERAFTRFAGEPRAPARALLPVPGTARPRSLLGRGRGGRRSAGCRQPCGTGRSRVPGAGCRPCPHRRGGRQSRAPAARLGSPARAGAAPSALSALQKGFLAWAGGRGVASGVGGGCGRQCSPCLWQEAGARLWKAAACGWTALPVSPRNTGVQPARVGRHGLLPRRFGHRVVPGRAAVRNGVREPPLQGQPRHRAGAALLRAAGLSRLVPGLKRAALADGSAQPGAALPQLRGPCPQGPAAGRRRPVPPGSVWHTPPEGGGRVPPGRPPAPGTGGALGPARL
- the LOC134549276 gene encoding uncharacterized protein LOC134549276 — protein: MGDGGVLLTALVLLLAAVAVCWAIGHWQPRRRHTRTAATRSKRSRVRPRGSRRKRGAPAAPRSCGPRATSHKRPRAPASPTRGACSCRRCTAVARELQELMLLLWAGTGTRVPLYAGMWQALWEGLEELGKRGHLPCCGSFRSSTSLRPRKRLLPARLSIPGSASTPARMAQQRRPAIHAGGAGCQRPSILPGASAISDSLHPSQRLSETCRPAEGAEPMHRSPSSLGLTDFKGTTPSLDVARESPEVQMGAQPEAGELQETCRPAEAGNSPSLVVEPILETPRSLLHPQEAAAPRLSTTSKAFVRAAAPGTPPGEASGCSPGRPQELSAAHDAGDRDGRKKELQELYQLGPQLGSGGFGTVFSGVRLSDGRPVAVKRVARESVLQWVELVTSPGRDESPSPGRLPEGPRGHARQGPAQPQGSVRPAVGAVSSSQPDGTCVPMEIALMEKVGSGCRFIIQLLDWFELPDSFALVMERPERSRDLLQLLREHGFLSEDKARWLFCQVLCAVQHCTACGVLHRDIKPENLLVDPACGDLKLIDFGCGTFLQERAFTRFAGEPRAPARALLPVPGTARPRSLLGRGRGGRRSAGCRQPCGTGRSRVPGAGCRPCPHRRGGRQSRAPAARLGSPARAGAAPSALSALQKGFLAWAGGRGVASGVGGGCGRQCSPCLWQEAGARLWKAAACGWTALPVSPRNTGVQPARVGRHGLLPRRFGHRVVPGRAAVRNGVREPPLQGQPRHRAGAALLRAAGLSRLVPGLKRAALADGSAQPGAALPQLRGPCPQGPAAGRRRPVPPGSVWHTPPEGGGRVPPGRPPAPGTGGALGPARL